In the genome of Hydractinia symbiolongicarpus strain clone_291-10 chromosome 5, HSymV2.1, whole genome shotgun sequence, one region contains:
- the LOC130646037 gene encoding uncharacterized protein LOC130646037: protein MVVFLAGLDYSIIMSTLVLYLNDLVKVSNPNLYYSIILGAFAVSSILVGTVCGRFVDRTRNLKMYIILVLLLMLIGNLFYAVYLHPAFLIIGRFLAGIGDSFMGVSAGELVRLHNRKDGTKAIWVISAAFSMGFTSGPVFGIMFKGINITIGSFVVNYLNFIGIFVAGLSNYSLDILLPLIIYDLLQWNQLVLTITVVITAVPFFGILYVFSKFCMKDKREYYACIFGICCTLICFCVIFEFKVLRRNHTRDMWLMAVFIFGYIFIWFPDEVFLTSMLAKKVPPSIQSFAHGLRSSLGMFATVIPSFTTPLLMPWIHILAVVLIIAVSCNLVYFFVRMKSMTNIKVISPHEKPFYDKTKRKVYSRYYDT from the exons ATGGTTGTTTTTCTTGCCGGATTGGATTACAGTATCATTATGTCCACTTTGGTTCTATATCTAAATGACTTAGTAAAAGTAAGCAATCCAAATCTCTACTATTCCATTATACTTGGAGCATTTGCTGTGAGTTCAATTCTCGTTGGAACTGTATGTGGTCGTTTTGTTGATCGAACAAGAAATTTGAAAATGTATATCATTCTGGTTTTATTGTTAATGCTAATTGGTAATCTCTTTTATGCTGTATATCTCCATCCAGCGTTTTTAATCATTGGAAGATTTCTCGCTGGTATTGGGGATTCATTTATGGGTGTTTCTGCTGGCGAATTGGTTCGTTTACATAACCGGAAAGATGGCACAAAAGCAATTTGGGTTATTTCTGCAGCATTTAGCATGGGATTTACCAGCGGTCCGGTTTTTGGAATAATGTTTAAAGGAATAAATATCACAATAGGATCGTTCGTTGTTAATTACTTGAACTTCATCGGGATATTTGTTGCTGGATTGTC CAATTATAGCTTGGATATCCTTTTGCCATTGATAATTTATGATTTATTGCAATGGAATCAACTTGTTTTAACCATTACAGTTGTCATAACAGCAGTACCTTTCTTTGGTATCCTATATGTATTTTCTAAGTTTTGCATGAAAGACAAACGAGAATATTACGCTTGTATATTTGGCATATGTTGCACCTTGATCTGCTTTTGCGTTATATTCGAATTTAAAGTGTTAAGGCGGAACCACACAAGAGATATGTGGTTAATGGCAGTATTTATCTTTGGTTATATATTCATCTGGTTCCCAGACGAAGTATTCTTAACAAGTATGTTAGCTAAGAAGGTTCCTCCCAGTATTCAAAGTTTCGCACATGGACTTAGGTCATCGCTAGGAATGTTTGCCACGGTAATTCCCTCTTTTACTACACCTCTACTGATGCCATGGATTCACATATTGGCTGTAGTACTAATCATCGCTGTTAGCTGTAACTTGGTGTACTTTTTTGTGCGAATGAAGTCAATGACCAATATCAAAGTTATTTCGCCACACGAGAAACCATTTTAtgataaaacaaaaagaaaagtttattcCAGATATTATGACACATAA